Proteins encoded together in one Venturia canescens isolate UGA chromosome 10, ASM1945775v1, whole genome shotgun sequence window:
- the LOC122417048 gene encoding uncharacterized protein isoform X2, translated as MAGCVKVCAWLVRTNDIRYNLQLKSSGVLIKVLQQEVLWHIPSVGDSHSGREEEAGSVPTTYITAVRTKYNTSASMTLFSHMMFVARKSRLMKQAKKMKVRNQCLRYKLLRDKSDLNKFSEAQNNDVRTIIRDATMMAWEVTGATNGDNKDSFKIERMDSNASTLTVIPDNGSNGIIESTAIIERKKTLIDSDDYKLERMVAFVFDQKFHPANQLQGLKRSRTVQRLSKNPKKKCHRLDKSIDVKYLEASRAESDERTRESITLSCGIRMDK; from the exons ATGGCCGGCTGCGTGAAAGTTTGTGCCTGGCTTGTGCGCACCAATGATATAAGATATAATCTACAACTGAAATCAAGTGGAGTACTAATAAAAGTCCTGCAGCAGGAAGTGTTGTGGCACATACCCTCAGTGGGAGATAGCCATTcaggaagagaagaagaagcaggAAGTGTACCTACGACGTATATTACCGCAGTTCGGACGAAATACAATAC GTCCGCTTCGATGACATTATTCAGTCATATGATGTTCGTTGCACGAAAGAGCAGATTGATGAAGcaggcaaaaaaaatgaaagttcgaAATCAATGCCTTCGATACAAGTTGCTGCGGGACAAAAGTGAT ttgaataaattttctgaAGCACAAAACAACGATGTGAGGACCATCATCCGTGACGCGACCATGATGGCATGGGAGGTGACGGGGGCGACGAATGGTGATAACAAAGATAGTTTCAAG ATTGAGCGAATGGACAGCAACGCCTCAACGCTAACAGTCATTCCGGATAATGGATCAAATGGAATAATCGAGTCTACTGCAATCATCGaacggaaaaaaacattgatcgACTCTGATGACTACAAATTGGAGAGAATGGTAGCGTTTGTTTTCGATCAAAAGTTTCACCCGGCCAACCAATTGCAAG GGCTCAAACGGAGCAGGACTGTGCAACGACTAagtaaaaatccaaaaaaaaaatgccataGATTAGATAAATCGATTGACGTGAAATATCTGGAAGCATCAAGAGCAGAAAGCGATGAACGGACCCGCGAAAGCATCACATTAAGCTGCGGTATTCGAATggataaatga
- the LOC122417048 gene encoding uncharacterized protein isoform X1, translating to MAGCVKVCAWLVRTNDIRYNLQLKSSGVLIKVLQQEVLWHIPSVGDSHSGREEEAGSVPTTYITAVRTKYNTSASMTLFSHMMFVARKSRLMKQAKKMKVRNQCLRYKLLRDKSDLNKFSEAQNNDVRTIIRDATMMAWEVTGATNGDNKDSFKKCEQIERMDSNASTLTVIPDNGSNGIIESTAIIERKKTLIDSDDYKLERMVAFVFDQKFHPANQLQGLKRSRTVQRLSKNPKKKCHRLDKSIDVKYLEASRAESDERTRESITLSCGIRMDK from the exons ATGGCCGGCTGCGTGAAAGTTTGTGCCTGGCTTGTGCGCACCAATGATATAAGATATAATCTACAACTGAAATCAAGTGGAGTACTAATAAAAGTCCTGCAGCAGGAAGTGTTGTGGCACATACCCTCAGTGGGAGATAGCCATTcaggaagagaagaagaagcaggAAGTGTACCTACGACGTATATTACCGCAGTTCGGACGAAATACAATAC GTCCGCTTCGATGACATTATTCAGTCATATGATGTTCGTTGCACGAAAGAGCAGATTGATGAAGcaggcaaaaaaaatgaaagttcgaAATCAATGCCTTCGATACAAGTTGCTGCGGGACAAAAGTGAT ttgaataaattttctgaAGCACAAAACAACGATGTGAGGACCATCATCCGTGACGCGACCATGATGGCATGGGAGGTGACGGGGGCGACGAATGGTGATAACAAAGATAGTTTCAAG AAATGTGAACAGATTGAGCGAATGGACAGCAACGCCTCAACGCTAACAGTCATTCCGGATAATGGATCAAATGGAATAATCGAGTCTACTGCAATCATCGaacggaaaaaaacattgatcgACTCTGATGACTACAAATTGGAGAGAATGGTAGCGTTTGTTTTCGATCAAAAGTTTCACCCGGCCAACCAATTGCAAG GGCTCAAACGGAGCAGGACTGTGCAACGACTAagtaaaaatccaaaaaaaaaatgccataGATTAGATAAATCGATTGACGTGAAATATCTGGAAGCATCAAGAGCAGAAAGCGATGAACGGACCCGCGAAAGCATCACATTAAGCTGCGGTATTCGAATggataaatga
- the LOC122417045 gene encoding uncharacterized protein — translation MTIMTIMTTSNKKEDTNTTVTQNTLSSKNKTTENEVQEGFQNTNFLLIDHPYSSQPFWIEQSAINDDESPSVFAGNSANEERRTNHEDKSSDVEPDINVIELFDAESTLVEGSPKIPEDDITTYENETDMPDTDDENVSNKVNPASINNTLENSHLKIHGDDEMITSRNKPTIVETKILPKGSYVLVKEEKEQIKYKREASNRKVEDDYTPVKKSDRRRMKLEFKYDSSSPSPVTNQNLSPVTPTANNNEQNPTMYCEEKTERIAPKKMTADEILKKVDYYVSDLRCLKRPAKTPRSVTEKSVVTSTITKTRSTNDIASKIYDFRNDIDPCEGSSKSLEFDSRCSSKKKRQKTHELIATKNEKAIKNKTGKTGSTRTSFETGEEDDENLSANEDKEKNQEYSADRKREGKMRRTAQKIVETTEKFTRDIARLQKQLEEEQSRGNSLQASMEPSRDGNVELIPGIVIPQLVIIKACGALNMRRRLNILIDGYWSKEEQKNLVLMDNKKNAGTGRKQIPQKTVNGLIDLCFALQKKKRIPTDGFTTHAEGRKIMAVKLKSNRYNSKRILATAEVLRLARERQRTESQDSQSEDDPLHE, via the exons ATGACGATAATGACGATAATGACGACGAGTAACAAGAAAGAAGATACGAACACAACAGTCACTCAa AATACCTTGTCGTCGAAGAATAAAACCACGGAGAACGAGGTACAGGAGGGGTTTCAAAATACCAATTTCCTATTAATTGACCATCCATATTCGTCGCAGCCGTTTTGGATC GAACAATCTGCGATAAATGATGACGAAAGTCCCAGTGTCTTTGCAGGCAATAGCGCGAATGAAGAACGGAGAACGAATCATGAGGATAAATCCTCAGATGTCGAACCTGACATAAATGTTATAGAGCTATTTGATGCCGAGTCGACGCTTGTAGAAGGGTCGCCAAAGATTCCGGAGGATGACATTACGACATACGAAAATGAAACAGATATGCCTGATACCGACGATGAAAACGTATCAAATAAAGTGAATCCTGCAAGTATAAATAATACGTTAGAAAACAGTCACCTGAAG atcCATGGTGATGATGAAATGATTACTTCAAGAAACAAGCCGACGATcgttgaaacgaaaatattaCCGAAAGGCAGCTATGTACTcgtgaaagaggaaaaagaacaaaTTAAATATAAAAGAGAAGCTAGTAATCGAAAG GTTGAGGATGATTACACTCcggtaaaaaaatcagatcgACGAAGAATGAAGTTAGAGTTTAAATATGACTCCTCATCGCCCAGCCCTgtg ACGAATCAAAACCTTTCTCCAGTAACACCTACTGCGAATAATAATGAGCAGAACCCGACAATGTattgtgaagaaaaaacggaaCGTATTGCCCCAAAGAAGATGACTGCGGATGAAATTCTCAAGAAAGTTGACTATTATGTTAGCGATCTGAGATGTTTGAAACGACCGGCGAAAACACCAAGAAGTgttaccgaaaaatcggttgTTACTTCAACAATAACAAAGACACGCTCGACAAATGATATCGCATCGAAG ATTTACGATTTTCGCAATGATATCGATCCTTGCGAAGGCTCATCGAAAAGTCTAGAATTTGATTCTCGATGTAgctccaaaaaaaaacgtcagaaAACACATGAACTTATTGCCACTAAG AATgaaaaagcaataaaaaataaaactggtAAAACTGGATCTACACGTACATCGTTCGAGACTGGTGAGGAGGATGATGAAAATCTTTCTGCAAACgaggataaagaaaaaaatcaggagTACTCAGCCGATCGTAAAAGGGAGGGAAAAATGAGGCGCACTGCTCAAAAG ATTGTTGAAACAACGGAAAAGTTTACGCGCGATATTGCAAGGCTCCAGAAACAACTGGAAGAAGAACAATCCCGAGGAAATTCGCTGCAGGCTTCTATGGAACCATCACGGGATGGAAATGTTGAACTCATTCCTGGCATCGTTATACCTCAATTGGTAATTATAAAGGCTTGTGGAGCACTCAATATGCGCCGAAGGTTGAACATTCTCATTGACGGCTATTGGAGCAAGGAGGAGCAGAAAAACCTTGTACTAATGGACAATAAGAAAAATGCGGGCACAGGACGAAAACAAATCCCGCAAAAAACGGTCAATGGTCTTATAG ATTTAtgttttgctctgcaaaaaaAGAAGCGGATTCCAACCGACGGCTTCACGACGCACGCCGAAGGGAGGAAAATAATGGCAGTAAAATTAAAATCGAACCGGTACAACAGTAAAAGGATACTCGCAACAGCAGAAGTACTCAGACTAGCCAGAGAACGCCAAAGGACCGAGTCACAGGATTCTCAGTCCGAAGATGATCCGCTACATGAATAA